TGCATATTGAAGAAGAGATGCTTAACTATTTTTTAATTTATGTTAACAATTTTACAAAGGTTGATCATCATGTTATAAGTTCTTACGTTATTCTTAAATCTTTAGGTAATTTTTCTGAAGAATTGTCATCAAAAGTTAATATAGAAAAAGATGTTAATTTAGAATTCCTTTTAAAGGAGTATTCAAAAGGAATAGTAGATCTTTTTGATTCAATTTTGAATGCAGAAATTAAAAAAGAATTGGTCGTTTTAATTAAAAGAGAACTTAGCAATTGGATTTTGTACTATAAGGAGCTTTTTCCTCACTCTGTTAATAAGAAATTGGTTGAATCACTTTACAAAGAAGATCCTAAAGAAGTGGAAAAATTATTTAATTATGTTATAAAAAATTATAAGATTTATAAAGATGCCTATATTTGGATTTTAAAGCACTTTAAAACCTATTCTATTGATCTGAGTTATTCAGATTCAGATCTTTTAGCCAATTTGATTAAAATTTTAACAGATAGTGTTATTAAAATTAATAATAAAAATAATTCTGTTGCAAGTAAAAGAATTTATAAAATGGTAATTAATCTTTTAGTTAAAGATGGGTATCTTAAATCAGTTTTAGAGTACGTGAGGGATGAAGAGCTTGCAAAGAGAGTTTATATGACTTGTTTTTATGTAAAAGATTTTCCTCCCAAGGATCTTTTAGATATTAAATCTATAATAAGGCAATTGTTTGATTCTGTTGAGTTTGAAGATGAAAAGATGCAGCTTGCAGGGGAGAGAATGGAAATTGGATTTTTAACCATATTAAGTTCTTTGAATAAAAAGCAAAAAGAGCTTAAGCATTTAAAGGAAGTTGAAATTCCAGAAAATTCGAAAGAAATTGGGAAAGCTCGTGAACTTGGCGATTTAAAAGAAAATGCTGAATATCATTCTGCTAAGGAAAAACAACAGTTTTTAACAAAAAGATTAAACTCCTTAATGTTGGAAATAGAAAATGCAAAAGTTATAGATACTAAAGATCTTCAAAGTTCTGTTGTTGGTTTTGGGACTAAAGTTATCATTTTAAATGAAGTTACAGGCAAAGATGAATCTTATTTGATACTTGGACCTTGGGAATCAAACCCTGATGAAGGCATTATTTCATATAAATCGCCTTTTGGAGAAAATTTGCTTGATTCTAGAGAAGGAGATAGTCTCAATTTTATTATAAATAATACTAATTTTAAATATTTTGTAAAGAAAATAGAACCCATAAAATTTAGCTAGGAAAAATTTAAGGATGTCAAAGTTAAAGGAAAAAAGAGAAAAAGTTGCTGTTAGTATAGAGAGATCAAGCAAAGAGGAAGCTGTTGAGCTTGCAAGAGTTCAAATAGAAAAAACTTTTGGGAAAGGAAGTCTTATTAAGATGGGGGAATCCCCTGTTGGGAAAGGCATAAAGAGTATTTCAAGTGGATCTATTGTATTAGATGAAGCTCTTGGCATTGGTGGATATCCTAGGGGGCGCATAATAGAAATTTTTGGCCCTGAGTCGTCTGGCAAGACCACTTTAACTCTACAAGCAATTGCTGAGGTGCAAAAAGAAGGAGGCATAGCTGCTTTTATTGATGCAGAGCATGCTCTTGATCCTGTTTATGCAAAAGCTTTGGGGGTTAATGTTGCAGAACTTTGGCTTAGTCAGCCTGATACTGGAGAACAAGCTCTTGAGATTGCCGAACATTTAATTAGAAGTGGTGGTATTGATTTAATTGTAGTTGATTCTGTGGCAGCTTTGACCCCAAAATTAGAGATAGATGGGGAAATGGGGGATTCTCAGATTGGTCTTCAAGCAAGGTTAATGAGTAAGGCTCTTAGAAAGATTACAGGTATACTTTCTAAATCTAATACTTGTATTATGTTTATTAATCAAATAAGAATGAGGATTGGTATTATGTTTGGCAATCCTGAGACTACTACTGGTGGGAATGCTTTAAAATTTTATGCATCTCTTAGGCTTGAGGTTAGAAAAGTCGAACAAATAACCAGATCAGGCTCAAGCGATGATGTTATTGGCAATAAGATCAGAGTTAAGATTGTGAAGAATAAGGTTGCCCCACCTTTTCGTAAAGTAGAATTGGTAATTTATTTTGGGAAAGGTATTTCTAGGGAAGCTGGTATTTTGGATGCTGCTATTAAGCATAATTTAATACAAAAAACAGGTTCTTGGTATTCATTAGGAGATAATAAGTTGGGACAGGGAAGAGAGAGTGTTATTGAGTATCTTAGTAAAGAAGTAGAACTTACAAATGATTTGGATAAAAGACTTAGAAAAGTAATTTTTAATAATTTTGATCAAGAGGATGTTAGTTTTATTGAATATAAGGAAAATGAAAGTGAGTAGCAGGAAAAATTTAAATGTCTGAATTAAATAGTTACTCTATCAGTCTTGATAATTTTACAGGTGGAATAGAGCTTTTTTTTGAATATGTTAATATAAATAGACATGTTTTAAGAACTTTGAGTTTAAATCAAATAATTGAAGAATTTATAGTTGTTTCAAGTGACCTTAATATAAGTATTAGGGGATTGATTGATTTTTTTTATCTTGCTAATAATTTGTTTTATTGGAAAACTCAAATTTTATTCCCATTAAAGCTTGAATGTAAAGATAAAGCAGAACGTAAAGTTGTGGAAAGGTTAGTAGGTTATAGTAAGAATAGAGAAAATGAAAAATTACAATTAAATCAAATAAAGAATTTTAAATTCTATGACTTAAAAATGATTGAAGATTTTATTTTTGGCAATAGTGGCAATTTTGTTAAAAATATTAATACTATTGCTAATGATAATAAAAAGAAAAATTCGAAGAGAAAGCCTAATGTATTGAAAGAAAAAGTTATTAATAAAAATTCTTTGTATAATAAAAAATTTAAAGTTGTTTGTAATAAATATGAATTGAAAATTTTTGAGAAAAAGATGAAAATTATTTCTATTTTAAATAAAGAGAGCCGTGTAATTTTTGATTCTCTTTTAGATTTTAATGCTGATAATTATTCTTTTGAGAGATTTTCTTATTTTTTAGTATCTCTTGAGTGCAAAATGCTTAATATTGTAAATTTAGGATATCTGAATAATAAATTAGTATTGTATCGAGGTTGTAAAATTAATGATTGCACTTAAAACCCCCAGAATTCATGTGTTTTTAGCTGAAAAGGGAGTAGGGTCAAGAAGATTTTGCGAGGAACTGATAAGGAAGAAGCTTGTAAGAGTTAATGGCTCTATTGCCAAGCTTGGGGATAAGGTAGCTTTAGGAGACAGAATAATTTATAAGAAACAGATTTATGTTTTTAAAGACCTTCAAAGTAAGAGTAGAGTTTATTTGGCTCTTAACAAGCCTAGAAATTATTTATGTTCAAATTTTGATGCTAATGGAAGAAAGCTAGCAATATCTTTGGTTCAGCCTTTGTTTAAAGAGCGTGTATTTTCAATTGGTAGGCTTGATTTTAAAAGCTCTGGGCTTTTATTATTCACTAATGACGGTAAATTTGCAAATGATATTATTCATCCAAGGCAAAAAGTTGAAAGAGAATATATTATAGAATCAAAAAAAGATATTGATGAGAATTTGCTTATTTCTTTTAAGTTGGGTATAAAGATAAAAAAAGAATTTTTTAAATTAAAATCTTATGAAATTTTAAATAAAAATTCTGCCAGATTGATTTTAGATGAAGGAAAAAATAGGGAAATAAGAAAAGTGTTTTTAAGCAAAAATGTTTTTTTAAAAAAAATTCATAGAATTAGAATTGGCAATATTAATTTAGATAGCTTAAAGGAAGGTCAAGTAAAAATTGTTCCTTTGGTTAAGATAAATAGGTTGAAATCTATGTTGGAGAAGTCTAATGATAATAGCAATTGATGGGCCTTCAGCATCAGGAAAAAGTTCAATTGCAAGAGAGCTTAGTGTAAAACTAGGTTTTAAATTTATCAGTTCTGGTTATCTTTATAGAATAATAACTTTAATTGCCCAAAGATCTTTTATTAGTGGCTGCGATTTTATTAGTGAGAATAGACTTTTAAATTTGGTTCTTGAGAATGATATAAGCTTTAATGATTCTAGTTTTTTGCTTAATGGAGAGAATGTTGAAAATCAAATTTTAAACGATAAGATTGATTTTCAGGTTTCTTTTTATTCTTCTTATATTGGAATAAGAAATATTGTGAATAAAAAATTAAGAGAGGTTGTTAAATTTAGCGATGATAATTATATAATAGAAGGTAGAGATATTACTACTATTGTTTTTCCAGAATCTGAATTCAAAATATATCTGGATGCTTCTGTTAAAGTTCGAGCCTTGAGGCGATATAAGCAAAGAAATGGAAATGAGACTTTAGAAGAATTAGAGCGTACTCTTAAAAAAAGAGATGATGTTGATAAGAACAAACAATATGGTAAGTTAGAATTATCAAAAGGGGTTTTTTACCTTGATACAAGCTACAAAGGATTAGACGATGTATGTAATATTATAATAGAAAAGTTTAATTTGAAAAAAGTAAGAGAGAGGTGAGAATGGAAAATCAAAAAGATTTACAAGAAAATTATTTGAAAGTACTTGAAAGGGTAGAACTTGGAAGTCGTGTTTCTGGAACGATTGTTAACATTATGAAGGATTATGTTCTAGTCGATGTTGGCTATAAATCTGAAGGCTTTATCAAGATTGAAGAATTTGAAAATGTTCCCAAAATTGGTGATAAACTTGAAGCAATCGTTGTAAGAATAGGTGGAGAATTGGGGCTGATTTTAAGTGTTGAAAAGCTTGATTCTTTGAATTTTCAAGATAAAGTAAATGAGTATATTCAAAATAAAAAAGTAATTAAAGGTAAAGTGTTGGTTGAGCTTTCTAATGGCTATAAGATTCAAATTAATGAAAATGTTTCTGGTTTTATGCCTTTTTATTTAAGCTCTAAATCTAAGGATGAGAAATTAAAAAGAGGCTCTATTGTTGAATTTTATATTCTTGAAGCAAGCGAAACGGACGGTTTGAGGCTTATTCTTGATAGGCGCACTTTAGAAAGAGAAAGGGAGCTTGCCAAGAGAATAGAGCTAGTAAGTTCTTATAATGAAGAAGATGTGGTTGATGGTATGGTTGATCGTATTACAGAATATGGTGCGATTATAAAAATTAAAAATTTTGTTACAGGAATTTTACATAAAAGAAATATTGCTTTTAATCAAGTTGAAAATATTGAAGATTTTATTAGAGTTGGTGATAAGTTAAAGTTGAAAATTATTAAGATAAATCCACAAACAGGTAAAATGGAATTATCTCTTAAGGCCTTAAAAGCAAATCCTTGGGATTCTGTAGATGTTAAATATAAAATTGATAGCATTGTAAAAGGGAAAGTTGTAAAAATTTTGCCCTTTGGAGCTGTTATTGAGCTTGACAGCGAATTGTCAGGGTTTTTACATATAAGTAATTTTTCTTGGATAAAAGTAGTAAAGAGTCCTCAAGAATTAATAAAACTTGGTCAGATGGTAGAAGTTAAGATTTTAGAGATAGACAAAGAAAATCAAAAAATATCTCTGGGTATTAAACAAATTAATGAGAATCCTTGGGAGAGATTAACTGAGAAATATCCTATTGGAAAGGTTATTCAAGGAGTTGTTACTAATATTACAAAAACAGGCGCTTTTGTAAATATTGAAGAAGGCATAGATGCTTATGTGAGCAAGTTTGATATTTCTTGGCTTGAAGAGATTGATCCTGAGGAATATTTTAAGATAGGCGATTTAGTGAATGGGAAAGTGCTTGAGGTTGACAGGCGAAAGAGAAATGTTAGATTAGGAATTAAGCAGTTAGAAGAGAGTCCTTGGGAAGATTTTTCTAAAAGCTATAAAAAAGGTGATGCTATTGAGGTTGAGATTGTAGAGAAAAAGTCAAAAGGCTTTCAAGTAAGAGTTTATAATAAAATAATGGGATTTATTAGCAAAATCCAACTAGGAGATACAAAAGAATCCAGTTTAGAAACTTTTGAAAAATTAAGCATTGGAGATAAGCTTAAGGTGGTAATAACAAATATTGATTCTAAAGACAAATCAGTGCTGCTCTCTTATAGGGAGTATGAGAATCAAAAATCAAGAGAAGAGATTTCTTCTTATTTATTTAAGGGTAATGATGAGGAATCTTATAAGCCGTTTGAAAATTTGCTAAAGAGGGATGAATAATGGCTAAGAATAATCTTTTAGTTTTCTTTATTGCTATTATTTTTGTGTTTGTATCTATTATTGTTGTTTTTTATAATTCTTTAAGTAAAGATTATGTAAAGAGTGGTGGTGAAATAGTAGAAAATCTTGAAAAGGATTTAAATGATTATTTAAAAGAAAATGATGTCAAAGAGAGAGAAAAAATATCTCTTAGGATAAAGGAACTTATTTTAAAGGAAAAAGAAATTTCATCTTACTTTATTTCAAGATTTTATTTAGCTAAAGCTGTTTATTTGCAAAGTCAATCACAGTATGATGAGGCTATTAAGGATTTAGATATTGTTATTAAGGCAAAAGGTATTGAAAGCGAAATTGCTTTTATCAATAAAGCTACAATTTATGAAAAAATGGGATTAAAAGAAGATGCTTTATTAGTTTATGAGGATCTTATCAAGAACACTAGTTTAGGGTTTTTAAAGGTAAGAGCTCTTTTAAGTAAGGCAATATTGATTGAGGAAAAAGATAAAGACCTTGCTGTGAAAGTATATGAAGAGATTGTTAAATTCCCATATGAAAATAATTTATATATAAATATAGCAAATAATAAAATTTTAGAACTTAAACAAAATTAATTTGTATTTTTGGGGGAGGTTTTATAATTTTTTTTATCTTATATTTTATATTTTGTCTGGGGGTTATCGGATGTGGTCTTGACAATATTTTAATACTTCCATCGCCAGAAAAGATTGATAATCGAATTTCAAGGGATTCTGTGGCCTTTTTTTTGCCAGCAGATTATTTTTCTAATCAAGCAGCTGAAAAATTAAGGGGTTTTGATATATACTATAAGTTTTATCCAGAAGGCGCCAATTATCATGTAAGTAGTTTTCGAAAAAGTGTGGAAAAAGATTTCGAAGCTTTAAGGGGTGTTTTTGACAATGTTAGTGAATTTAATAATAGAGGGTTTTATAAAATAAATTTGAGTGCTACTATGTATTCTGGTAAACCTGTTTTTAAATTAAATAAAGAATGGGTCGATAGCAAATTGCCTTTGTATTTTGAAATAAATTTTGGAGAATTAAGAAAAGATGTTCCCGGTGAGGCTTTCATTATTGTAAGAAATGGAAATACTTCTTCGTCCCCTATTCTTCTTGAGAAAAAAAACATATATAGGTCTTACATTGACAAAGGGAAATATATAGGTTTTTCAAAATCTATTAAAAAGTCTGATCTTTTAGACAAAGAGAAAAGGCCAATTGATCTAAAGCATATAAATGACGATTTTTTTACAAAAGACATTGCTCCTAAATATAATTTGGCAATTTTTGTTATGGGCGTAGGCAGCATTGTTGACGATGCTTATAGTGTTCTTATTGATCTTGGAGATTTGTCGGGATTTAGTTTGTCTAATTAATTAGTTTTATGGAGGAGTATGATAGTATTTTTTTCTCATTTGATTTTAACAAACATTATTATTTCTTTTTTGATAAGCTTTTTTGTTATGTTTTTAAACATATTGAATTTCAAGTTTTTAGTAATTTATTTAATAAGTTTTTTAGGTGGCATTGTATTTTTATTTTTTATTCCTTTTTTCTATTCTGATTATTATGAAAGGCGAATAGATCCTATTCTTTATTTATTTCCTATTTTAGGATCGGTGATTTTAATAGGTTTGATTAAATTTTCTGAAAGAAATAAGAACGACTTATAAAAGAATGATTTTTAAAAGAGTTGAGAATCAACTTAGTTTTTAATATTTTTTATTAATATAATTTGTTAATAATTTTATTCAAGAGTGAAATGTTTGTTTTTAATAGGTGGACTTATTGGTTGGATTGTTTTATTATATTCTTATAAAAGAGGGGATAATTTCCGCTATGTGGTGTCATAGTGAGTAAAAGAGAAGGATAATAGGAGGTTGATTTGGCAATTATTACGATGAAGAGCTTGTTGGAGGCCGGAGTTCATTTTGGTCATCAGGTAAAAAGGCTTGATCCTAGAATGAAAAGATTTATTTTTTCCGAGAGAAATGAAATACATATTTTAGATCTTCAAAAGACTTTACAAGGTATTAAAGATTCTTATGAGCTTGTTCAAAGAGTGATAAAAGATGGCAAAAAGGTGCTTTTTATTGGAACCAAAAAGCAAGCTAGTGAAATAATCGAACAAGAAGCAAGAAGAAGTGATATGCCATATGTTAATAATAGATGGCTTGGGGGCATGCTTTCTAATTTTAATACGATTAGAAAATCTGTTCAAAAATTAAAAAAGCTAGAAAAGATGGAAGTTGATGGAACTTTTGATATGATAAGTAAAAAAGAGATTTCACAGCTCAATCGTGAAAAATTAAAATTAGCTAAAAATTTATCAGGTATTAAAGACATGGAAACGCTTCCTGGTGCTGTTTTTATCATTGATCCTAAGAGGGAGCAAATAGCTATTAATGAGGCTAGAAAATTAAAAATCCCCATTATTTCTGTGGTTGATACAAATTGTAATCCGGATGTTATTGATTGCCCAATTCCTGGGAATGATGATGCTATTCGTTCTGTTGCTTTGTTTACCAAAATAATATCTGATGCTATTTTAGAAAGTGATAAAGAGGTTGGTATTCAAATAATTGAAAATTTGAACGAAGAAGATTTGATGAAAGAAATTGAAATTAAAAATGATAAAAGTGATTCTATTGAAGAAGGGGGGGAATAATTTATGAGCATTATTAGTCCTCAAGATGTAAAAAAACTTCGAGAAGAAACCAATGCTGGTTTTGGGGATTGTAAAAAAGCTTTGTCTGCTGCTGGTGGAGATTTTGAATTAGCTAAAAAAAAACTTAGAGAAATGGGAATTGCGTCTGCTGAGAAAAGACTTGACCGAGATGCAAAAGAAGGTAGAGTATTCTCATATTCAAATAATATTCATGCAGGTCTTTTGCTTGTTTCTTGTGAAACAGACTTTGTTGCTTTAAATCACAATTTTGTTAATTTCGGTAATTCTTTAATTAAGGAATTGGTAGAGAGTGGAAGAAATTCTTTAACTGCTTCTCAAGAGTTAGAACTTAAAAATTTAGCAGCTACAATAAAAGAAAATATTCAGGTTAAAAAAATTTTTATTACTGAAATTCAATCTAATGAATTTGTAAAAATTTATTTGCATGGCGAACAATCTAAAATAGGTGTTTTGGTTAAATTAAAAGTAGATGATTTTTCTAAAACTGAAGATAAAATGTTGCAAGATTTTGCTATGGATTTAGCTTTACATGTGGCTGCTCTTGCTCCTATTTATTTGAGAAATGATGATGTTTGTCCAAATTATATTAAAGAGCAAGAAGAGATATTTGCTAAACAATTAGAACTTAGTGGGAAGTCAGAAAGCATAGTTAAAGGCATAGTTGCTGGAAAAATAAAAAAACATCTTGCTGAAATTTCTCTTCTTGAACAAGGTTTTGTAAAAAATGATAAACTCACTGTTAGGGAGATGTTGGAAGAGGTTTCAAAAGCAATTTCAAGCAAGATAGAAATAGTTGAGTTTAAGTATTTAAGAATAGGATAGACAATGTACTGCTTTTTGTCAGTAAGGAGGAGTTTATATGGAAGATTATAAGGCTTTTCTGGATGAAAAGATGAGCAAGGTTCTTTTATCACTTGACAATGAATATAAAACGTTAAGAACAGGTAGAATTAGTAGTAATATTTTTGATAAAATTTTTGTTCAATACCATGGCCAAAGGACACCCATAACTCAAGTGTCAAGTATTAGAATTCCTGAAGCAAGACTTGTTGTTATTCAACCTTGGGATAAAACTATCTTGAATAAGATAGAACAAGCTATACTTAATTCTGATCTTTCTATGAACCCTTCAAGCGATGGTTCTGTTATTAGAATTAAAGTTCCAGCTTTAACTAGTGAAAGGCGGCAAGATATTGTAAAGCATGCTAAAAAAATAGCAGAAGAACATAAAATTTCAACTAGAAATATACGGCAGGATTTAAATAATAAGGTTAAAAAGCAAGAAAAAGAATCGGAAATCACAGAAGACAGTTTGAAAAGAATTTTAGATGATATTCAGAAATCCACAGATATTTATATTAAAAAGATAGATGCGATTTTAGAATCTAAAATTCAAGAAATAATGGAAGTTTAAAGCCCATGAATAAAAGTTCTCTTCCAAGTCATGTTGGAATCATCATGGATGGCAATAGAAGGTGGGCTTTAGGTAAGGGATTGTCTTTTTCAGAAGGTTATAAAGAAGGTCTTAAAAGAGCAAAAGAAATAGTTAAGCATTCTTTAAAGATAGGTATCAAATATTTATCCTTTTATGTGTTTTCTACTGAAAATTGGAAAAGGGATGATTGTGAGATAGAAGAGTTAATGTTTTTGATTGCTAGCTATTTGAGGGCTGAATTTAATTTTTACAAAAAAAATGGAATAAAAATAATAGTTTCAGGAGATGTTGACTCCTTAGGTGAAGAAGTAAAAAGTTCGATAAAAGATTCTGTCAGCTTTTCTAAAAATTTTAACAATCTTGTTTTAAATTTGGCAATCAATTATGGAGGGCGCAATGAAATACTTCGAGCTGTTAGAAAATTTGTTTCAAATAATTTTGATTTAAAGTCTTTAGATGAGAATACTTTTTCCAATTTTTTGGACAATCCAGAACTTCCTGATCTTGATCTTTTAATACGTACAGGCGGAAATATTAGAATAAGTAATTTTTTCTTATGGAGGATTGCTTATTCTGAATTAATTTTTTCAAATGTTTTGTGGCCTGAATATTATGAGAATAGGTATAGTAAGGATTTAGAATGTTTTCAGCTTAGAAGAAGAAATTTTGGGAGATGATTTGTTGAGTAAGGTTAAGAGATTTGCTTTTTTTGCAAGGTTGGGAACATTTCTATTTTTTGTTCCTTTGATTTTATTTTTAATATTTTTAGATTTTAAAAATTATTTATTTCTTAATATTTTGATTTTTATATTTAGTGGTTTTGCCGCAAAAGAAGTTAATGATTTATTAAAATTTAAATCGTCAGGACTTTCGAGTATATTATCTTTTTTTTTAGGGTTTACTCCCCCCATTTTAACGTATATTCATTTTAATGTTTTTTATTTAGGCATGAATGTTGTATATTATTTGGTTATAGCGTTAGTGTTTAGTAATTGGATTGTTAATTTAGTATTTATTAAAGAACATGAGATTGGAAACTTTTTGTCTCAAGCAACGTCAATACTTTTTATACTTATATATCCCGGGGTATTAATGTCTTTTATAGTTTCTATTACAACTTTTCCTAAGGCCCCATTTTTAATGTTAATACTTTTTGCTATGGTAAGTGGAAACGATACTTTTGCATATCTTTTTGGCTATTTTTTAGGGAAAAATAGTTATCGTCCTACTATTATTAGTCCAAATAAAACATTAATGGGGTTTTTTGGGGGCATTTTATTTTCTATATTTACTGCTATATTTGCGGTAGTTTTTAGATTAATAAATTTAAGCTATGGAGAATCTATTATTTTTGGCATTTTAATTGGAGTTTTTACCATTATTGGTGATTTGTTTGAATCTGGATTGAAACGAAGTGCTGGAGTAAAGGATTCTGGGAAAATCATTCCTGGTAGAGGTGGGGCTCTTGATTCGATTGATTCTTTTCTTTTGACAGGCCCAATATTTTATTTATACTTATCTTAGTGATTTTTGGAGGAAATTTTTATGTATATTCTTTTTAGTGTGCTGGCTCTTAGTTTTATAATATTTATTCATGAGCTGGGGCACTTTTTATTTGCCAAGCTTTTTAAAGTTAAGGTTGAAGTTTTTTCTGTGGGTATAGGTCCTAGTATATTAAAGTTTAAAATTAATAGTACTGAGTATAGACTTTCTCCAATTATTCTAGGAGGATATTGCAAGCTTAAAGGATTTGATCACCTAGAAAAGGAACTTAAGGCAAATAAAGAATTAGAAGCAGATAAAGATTCTTTGTTTGGAATTTCACATTTTAAAAGAATTTTAATATATTTTGCAGGTCCTTTATTTAATTTGATTTTTTCATTTATTGTTTTCATTTTTATAAGTATGATGGGTATTATATATTTTGACCATTCTTCAAAGGTTAGTATTTTAAATAAAAATTCTTTTTTAAAAGATAAATTTAGAGATGGTGATATTATATTAAAGGTTAATAATAAAAAAATTGAATATTTCTCTGATTTGAGAAATATTATTCCGGAAAAAAAATCTACAGTTACATTTGATGTTTTAAGGGGAAAGGAAAATATTACTTTTGAAGAGACCGTTAGTTTGCAAGATTTTTTAAAAGAAATTGGCCCTTGGATTGATCTTGTGGTAGCAGATGTAGTTTTAGATTCGCCTGCTAAAATTGCGGGAATGAAATCGGGTGACGAAATAATTAGCATTGATAATATTCTTTTGAAAAATAAAAGAGATTTAGATGATTTGCTTAAGAATTTAAATTCAGATGTTGTGGAGATTAAGTTTTCTAGGAATGGAGAAATTTTTTCTTCAAAATTAGTATTTCAGGATAAAAGTAAAATGATTGGCATATATTTTTCACCGCCTTTAAAAAGGCTAATTAAAGTAGAAAATGTTTCAAGTGCTATTAAGAATTCTTTTTTTAAGGTTGTAAATGCTTTGCAAGACATTTTGTATTCTATTTTTTTATTGATAACAAATTTTTTAAATACCTCCAAGAGTGTATCAGGCCCTGTTGGAATTATAGGAATTCTCTCTTCATCTTATTCTTTAGGACTATTGTATTGGATTAATAACATTTCTGTCTTGAGTTTAATTCTTGCCGGCATGAATTTGTTTTTTATTGTAATACCTGTTTTTGACGGGGGACAAATTTTTATCAGCTTTATTGAACTTTTACGTGGAAAAAGATTTAAGGCCAAAACCATTTATTCTTTTTATAGCTTTGGTATTTTTTTTGCACTGTTTCTTTTTGGCTTAGGCCTTTTTAACGATTTGAAGGGTCTTTTACATATATTAAATTAAAAATTAGAAATGTATTTTAGCATAAGCCAAAAGTGAGATGCC
This portion of the Borreliella afzelii genome encodes:
- a CDS encoding pseudouridine synthase, which encodes MIALKTPRIHVFLAEKGVGSRRFCEELIRKKLVRVNGSIAKLGDKVALGDRIIYKKQIYVFKDLQSKSRVYLALNKPRNYLCSNFDANGRKLAISLVQPLFKERVFSIGRLDFKSSGLLLFTNDGKFANDIIHPRQKVEREYIIESKKDIDENLLISFKLGIKIKKEFFKLKSYEILNKNSARLILDEGKNREIRKVFLSKNVFLKKIHRIRIGNINLDSLKEGQVKIVPLVKINRLKSMLEKSNDNSN
- the cmk gene encoding (d)CMP kinase, which codes for MIIAIDGPSASGKSSIARELSVKLGFKFISSGYLYRIITLIAQRSFISGCDFISENRLLNLVLENDISFNDSSFLLNGENVENQILNDKIDFQVSFYSSYIGIRNIVNKKLREVVKFSDDNYIIEGRDITTIVFPESEFKIYLDASVKVRALRRYKQRNGNETLEELERTLKKRDDVDKNKQYGKLELSKGVFYLDTSYKGLDDVCNIIIEKFNLKKVRER
- the recA gene encoding recombinase RecA → MSKLKEKREKVAVSIERSSKEEAVELARVQIEKTFGKGSLIKMGESPVGKGIKSISSGSIVLDEALGIGGYPRGRIIEIFGPESSGKTTLTLQAIAEVQKEGGIAAFIDAEHALDPVYAKALGVNVAELWLSQPDTGEQALEIAEHLIRSGGIDLIVVDSVAALTPKLEIDGEMGDSQIGLQARLMSKALRKITGILSKSNTCIMFINQIRMRIGIMFGNPETTTGGNALKFYASLRLEVRKVEQITRSGSSDDVIGNKIRVKIVKNKVAPPFRKVELVIYFGKGISREAGILDAAIKHNLIQKTGSWYSLGDNKLGQGRESVIEYLSKEVELTNDLDKRLRKVIFNNFDQEDVSFIEYKENESE
- a CDS encoding tetratricopeptide repeat protein, whose product is MAKNNLLVFFIAIIFVFVSIIVVFYNSLSKDYVKSGGEIVENLEKDLNDYLKENDVKEREKISLRIKELILKEKEISSYFISRFYLAKAVYLQSQSQYDEAIKDLDIVIKAKGIESEIAFINKATIYEKMGLKEDALLVYEDLIKNTSLGFLKVRALLSKAILIEEKDKDLAVKVYEEIVKFPYENNLYINIANNKILELKQN
- the frr gene encoding ribosome recycling factor produces the protein MEDYKAFLDEKMSKVLLSLDNEYKTLRTGRISSNIFDKIFVQYHGQRTPITQVSSIRIPEARLVVIQPWDKTILNKIEQAILNSDLSMNPSSDGSVIRIKVPALTSERRQDIVKHAKKIAEEHKISTRNIRQDLNNKVKKQEKESEITEDSLKRILDDIQKSTDIYIKKIDAILESKIQEIMEV
- the tsf gene encoding translation elongation factor Ts is translated as MSIISPQDVKKLREETNAGFGDCKKALSAAGGDFELAKKKLREMGIASAEKRLDRDAKEGRVFSYSNNIHAGLLLVSCETDFVALNHNFVNFGNSLIKELVESGRNSLTASQELELKNLAATIKENIQVKKIFITEIQSNEFVKIYLHGEQSKIGVLVKLKVDDFSKTEDKMLQDFAMDLALHVAALAPIYLRNDDVCPNYIKEQEEIFAKQLELSGKSESIVKGIVAGKIKKHLAEISLLEQGFVKNDKLTVREMLEEVSKAISSKIEIVEFKYLRIG
- a CDS encoding 30S ribosomal protein S1, yielding MENQKDLQENYLKVLERVELGSRVSGTIVNIMKDYVLVDVGYKSEGFIKIEEFENVPKIGDKLEAIVVRIGGELGLILSVEKLDSLNFQDKVNEYIQNKKVIKGKVLVELSNGYKIQINENVSGFMPFYLSSKSKDEKLKRGSIVEFYILEASETDGLRLILDRRTLERERELAKRIELVSSYNEEDVVDGMVDRITEYGAIIKIKNFVTGILHKRNIAFNQVENIEDFIRVGDKLKLKIIKINPQTGKMELSLKALKANPWDSVDVKYKIDSIVKGKVVKILPFGAVIELDSELSGFLHISNFSWIKVVKSPQELIKLGQMVEVKILEIDKENQKISLGIKQINENPWERLTEKYPIGKVIQGVVTNITKTGAFVNIEEGIDAYVSKFDISWLEEIDPEEYFKIGDLVNGKVLEVDRRKRNVRLGIKQLEESPWEDFSKSYKKGDAIEVEIVEKKSKGFQVRVYNKIMGFISKIQLGDTKESSLETFEKLSIGDKLKVVITNIDSKDKSVLLSYREYENQKSREEISSYLFKGNDEESYKPFENLLKRDE
- the rpsB gene encoding 30S ribosomal protein S2 is translated as MAIITMKSLLEAGVHFGHQVKRLDPRMKRFIFSERNEIHILDLQKTLQGIKDSYELVQRVIKDGKKVLFIGTKKQASEIIEQEARRSDMPYVNNRWLGGMLSNFNTIRKSVQKLKKLEKMEVDGTFDMISKKEISQLNREKLKLAKNLSGIKDMETLPGAVFIIDPKREQIAINEARKLKIPIISVVDTNCNPDVIDCPIPGNDDAIRSVALFTKIISDAILESDKEVGIQIIENLNEEDLMKEIEIKNDKSDSIEEGGE